GCGGCTGAAGCGCCGGGAGAAGTAAGCCGTACTCTCGAAGCCGGTGCGCTCTGCGATTCCCCCGACCGGAATCTCTGTCTTAAGCAGAAGCAGCTTGGCTTGCTCCAGCCGGTAATCGGTCAGATACTCCATGGGTGTTAGCCCGTAGACGCGCTTCATGCAGCGGGCTAAGTAATTGTAGTGAAAATGTAAGGCATCCGCCAGCGAGGCATTCGTAATCTGCTCCGCATAATGATTACGCAGATAAGCCTCGGTCTGCTCGGCAATCTCCGCCGCCTGGCTTCCGGCCGCGTCCCGCCGGGCCAGATCCATCGTCCGCAGCATCTCCTCGAAGATGCGCTGCTGCTGCCACACGGCGCTTGAGCGCCTGCCCTGGTTCAGCTGCAGCAGCTGTCCGGCCTGGCCGCTCCGTGCGAAGGGGACGGGGAGCGGAGCGAACTGGGGGATACGGATGGTATAGGGGTGGGTAAGGAACTTACGGAAATGCTCCTCCCGGTCTGCATATACCGGCTCACCCGCAGATACCGTCCATTCTCCCACCGTGTGAAAATGAACCCAGTTGAAGATGGTCTCTGTCTCACAAGGACGGACTGAATAATGGTAGCGGTCAGGCAGCAGCACCAGGATGTGCCCGGCGTCCACTGCCCATTCTGTATCCTCTTCTCCAATGTGCAGGCATCCCTGCTCCACGAGAATCAGATCGAATTTGCCCATACGACTGCGGTTCGGATGCTGGTCTCCGGGCAAATAGACGGTGCGGCCGCATTCCAGGAAATAGGGGAAGGGCGGCGCGGCAAGATGAATATAGGAAGAATTAAATGTCATTAGCGGCTCCTTGTATAGGGATGTGTTCTGCGCTTACTTGGCATGATGGTTGTGTGAAATCGTACAAAAACAGGGTTGCTTATGATTCTGTTTTTGTTACATTGTACCGTCTATAATGGCAATAAGCGAGGAAGAAATGCTGAGGAGGAGATAGGCGATGAGTGAATTAAAAGGTGCGGAGGTACGGGCAACCGTTCAGGATGAGTTCTGGGGCCGTTACATCCGGCTGGTGCAGGATACGGTCATACCTTATCAATATGAGGTGCTTCATGACCGCGTGGCGGGGGCTGAGCCGAGTCATGCTATTGCCAATTTTGAAATCGCTGCCGGAAGAAAAAAGGGGACGTTCGGAGGTATGGTCTTCCAGGACAGCGATGTAGCCAAGTGGCTGGAGGCGGCGGGATATTCCCTCAGCATCCGGCGTGACCCGGAGCTCGAGCGCCAGGCGGATGAGGTAATCGATCTGGTGGGAGAAGCGCAGCAAGCCGATGGATACCTGAATACGTATTTCACCGTCAAGGAGCCGGGCAAGCGCTGGACGAACCTCCAGGATTGCCATGAGCTGTATTGCGCCGGGCATTTCATCGAAGCGGCGGTGGCTTATTATGAAGCGACCGGCAAGGACAAGCTGCTGAATATTATGCGCCGGGTGGCCGACCATATTGATTCCGTCTTCGGACCGGAGGAAGGGAAGCTGAAGGGCTATGACGGTCATCAGGAGATTGAGCTGGCGCTGGTGAAGCTGTACCGGCTGACAGGGGAGGAGAAGTACCTGAAGCTCAGCCTCTTCTTCATTGACCAGCGGGGCCAGGAGCCGAACTTCCTGCAACAGGAGTGGGAGAGCCGGGGCAGGGCTACGCATTGGGGAGGCAAGACGGAACACATCGATACGGCCTATAACCAGGCTCATATTCCGGTCCGCGAGCAGACGGTAGCCGTAGGCCACTCCGTCCGCGCCGTCTATATGTATACGGCCATGGCCGATTTGGCCCGCCTGACCGGAGATGAAGCTCTGCGCGGGGCTTGCCTGCGCCTGTGGAACAATATGACGGAAAGACAGATGTATATCACAGGCGGAATCGGTTCCACGCATCATGGCGAAGCGTTCACCTTTGATTACGATCTGCCCAACGATACGGTTTATGCGGAGACTTGTGCTTCAATCGGGCTGATCTTTTTTGCCAAAAGAATGCTGGAATTGACTCCTGATAGCCGCTATGCCGATGTGATGGAGCGGGCGCTCTATAATAATGTTCTCGGCTCGATGGCGCAGGACGGCAAGCATTATTTCTACGTCAATCCATTGGAGGTCTGGCCGCAGGCCTGCACCTGTAATCCCGGCAAACGGCATGTGAAGGCGCAGCGCCAGGGCTGGTTCGGCTGTGCCTGCTGCCCGCCGAATGTGGCGCGTCTGCTGACTTCATTGAACCAATATATCTACACTGTGCACAGCAATACGCTCTATACGAACCTGTATATCGGAAGTGAGCTTAATACGACACTGGGCGGAACACAGGTGAAGATCACTCAGCACAGTAAGCTTCCATGGGAGGGGATTGTCACGCTGAAGGTTGATCCTGCAGAAGCAGGGGTGTTCGGTATCGCCCTGCGTATTCCCTCGTGGAGCCCAGCGGGGAAAATCCGTGTGAATGGCGAAGCCATTCCCGTACCTGAAGCTCTGGAGCAGGGCTACGCGGTAATCCGCAGGGAGTGGCAGCCCGGTGATACCGTAGAGCTGATTCTTCAGGTGGACGCGCACCGTATATATGCCCACCCGGAGCTGCGGGCGAATGCCGGGAAGACGGCGGTTCAGCGCGGGCCGCTGGTCTATTGTCTGGAATCCGCGGATAACCGCGAGCCGTTAAGCTCTGTATCGCTAAGCAGAGAAGGAACGTTTACGGAAGCTTACGATGAAGATCTGCTTGGCGGAGCGGTAGTGATCAGAGCTGCGGGCTGCCGGGTGGAGGAGCAGAGCTGGAGCGGCGGACTCTACAGCGCCACCAGAGCGGCGGTACAGCCGGTGGAAGTGACGGCAATTCCGTATTATCTGTGGGGCAACCGCGGCAGCGGAGAGATGAAGGTATGGATACCGGAGTAATTCCGGCGGCTGTCTGCCCGTAAACAAACAACCCGGCTGTACCGTTTTGGCGGACAACCGGGTTGTTAAGCTTTTATAGGAGTGATAGATAATTACCCGAGTGTAACTACAACCTGATGAACTGCACCGTCGCCTACAGGACTGATGATGTTGCCTTCTACTGCAGCGCCGTCCAGGGTCAGGCTGGCCACGCCCTTGGAGACATGGTTCGGATTCTGGATCGAGATGACATACGTATCGCCGCGGAAGACGCGGGTAATCTCGAAGCCGTCCCACTCTGCAGGGATACAAGGGTCGACCTTGAGTCCGGCGAAGTCGGCCTGAATGCCCAGGATCGACTGTGTAATCGCTACATAGTTCCATGCCGCCGTACCGGTCAGCCAGGAGTTCTTCGCTTCCCCGTGGCGTACCGCATCTTTACCGGCGATCATCTGCGAATAGACGTAAGGCTCCATCCGGTGAATTTCGCTGATGTCCTCCAGGTAGGCCGGAGCGATTTTGCGGTAGATGTCAAAAGCTCTGTTCCCATTCCCGAGTACCGTCTCAGCAATCATGATCCACGGGTTGTTGTGGCAGAAGATCCCGGCATTCTCTTTGTAGCCTGGAGGATAGGTCGAGATCTCACCCAGGTTCAGATAGTACTTAGAATAAGGGGGCTGCTGCAAGACGATACCATATTCCGTATCCAGATGCTCCTCCACGGAAGCAAGAGCGCGTGCGGCTTCGCCGTTCTCCACACCGATTCCCGCCATAACACAGATCCCCTGCGGCTCGATGAAGATACGGCCTTCTTCGTTCTCCTTGCTGCCGATCTTGTCGCCATAGTGGTCGTAAGCTCTGAGGAACCAGTCGCCGTCGAAGCCATGCGACAGGGTGATGGCCCGCATGTTCTCGATCTTCGCTACAGCGTCGGCTGCCACATCATCGAGTCCGCGCATCCGGCAGATTTCGGCATAGTCCGGTCCGACGAAGACGAACAGGCCGGCGATGAACACGGATTCCGCTACTCCGCCTGCGATGTTCTCTGTGGTCTGGAACGATTCGCCCGGCTCTGTGGAGAAGCAGTTGAGGTTGAGACAGTCATTCCAGTCGGCGCGGCCGATCAGCGGCAGGCCATGAGGTCCGAGATTGTTCGTCACATGCTCGAAGGAGACCTTCAAGTGCTCGAACAGGGTAGCCGTGTGATCCGGATTGCTGTCGAACGGAACCTGCTCATCCAGAATCGAGGTATCTCCAGTTTCCTTAATATAAGCAGCCGTACCCAGGATCAGCCACAGCGGATCATCGTTGAAGCCGGAGCCGACTTCGTTATTGCCCTTCTTGGTAAGCGGCTGGTACTGGTGATACGCGCTGCCGTCAGGGAACTGGGTCGCTGCGATATCCAGAATACGTTCTCTGGCACGCTCAGGAATCTGGTGGACGAAGCCGAGCAAGTCCTGATTGGAGTCGCGGAAGCCCATGCCGCGGCCGATCCCGGATTCAAAGTAAGAGGCCGAACGGGACATATTGAAGGTAACCATACACTGATACGGATTCCAGATGTTGACCATACGGTTCAGCTTGTCGTCCCCGCTCTGAATCTGGTATTTGGACAGCAGGTTATCCCAGTGAGCAGCCAGCACGGCCAGGGCAGCATCGACTTGGGCATCTGTAGCGAACTGGTCGATGACAGCCTGGGCAGGCTTCTTGTTAATGACGTTCAGCGCTTCCCATTTCTCATCCTCCGGATTCTCAATATAGCCGAGGACGAAGATGAAGCTTTGCTCTTCACCCGGTTCCAGCGTGATGTCCAGAGCGTGGGAGCCGATCGGCGACCAGCCGCTGGCCATGGAATTGGTAGCTTCACCGGCAGCAACAGCCTGCGGAGCATCCAGACCATTGTACATGCCCACGAACGATTCGCGGTCGGTATCGAAGCCGGCAATTTCCTTGTTTACAGAATAGAAGGCGTAGTGGTTTCTGCGTTCACGGTACTCGGTTTTGTGATAGATGACGGAATCCTTCACTTCAACCTCGCCGGTGCTGAGGTTACGCTGGAAGTTGGTCATATCGTCATTGGCATTCCACAGGCAGAACTCGGCAAAAGAGAACAGCTTCACACTCTTCTTGGCATCGCTGGTGTTCTTCACGATCAGACGGTGCACTTCAGCATTGTGGCCCATCGGTACAAAAGCAAGCTGGTTCACGGAAATTCCGTTCCGCTCCCCGGTAATGGAAGTATAGCCGAGACCGTGGCGGCATTCGTAGAAGTCGAGATCGCGCTTCACCGGCATCCAGCCCGGCGTCCAGAAATCCCCGCCATCATACAGATAATAGTAACGTCCGCCGGTGTCCAGCGGAATATTGTTATACCGGTAACGGGTAAGTCTTCTCATGCGCGCATCGCGGTAGAAGGTATAACCCCCGGCAGTATTAGAGATGAGGCCGAAGAACTGCTCGTTGCCGAGGTAGTTAATCCAAGGGTAAGGCGTCTTAGGGGTATTGATTACATACTCCTTGCGGGTGTCGTCAAAGGTTCCGAATTTCATGAGAGACAAGTCTCCTTTCGATTGTGAACGCGCGTTTACAGTACGGAGAAAAAATTCCCTCCGGGCAAGGGATTTTTCTGCAGCTATCTTGTTGAGTAGGGTGGTTCCTGGCTCTAGGCCTTCGGCGGCTGGCAGGAATCTCTGGCAACCAGGCGTGCCGGGAAGCTGATGGTGCTGAAGGTCGGCTGCCGGGAATCGCACAGCTCCATGACCTTCTCCACAGCGGCCTTCGACATCTCATAGATCGGCAGACGGACGGAGGTCAGCTTGGGATGAATCCGCGCGGCCAGCTGCACATCGTCGAACCCGGCAATGGAGATATCATCCGGTACAGTGATGCCATGCTCCGAGAACGCTTCCATCGCCGAAATGGCCATGTCATCATTCGAAGAGAAGAACGCGGTCGGCAGCGGGCCGCCGGAATCCAGCAGCTTCTTGACTTGTTCATAGGCGGTTTCCTTCAGAAAATCACCCTGCAGCACAAATTCCTCATTCAGCGTAAGGCCATGGCGGTTCAACGTATCCACGTAAGCCATGTAGCGCTCCCGCCCGGAGTAGGTGTTCATCCGCCCGCAGATGATGCCAATCTCCGTATGCCCGAGACCGATCAGGTACTCAATGGCTTCAGCCGTGCCTTCATAATCCTTGGAATTGACAACCGCCAGATGATTGCGGTCCAGATGCTCAGCCATAATCTCCGAGATGTCATAATCAATCAGCACCAGCGGCGATTCCAGGCCCACCATCTCCCGCACAATCCCGATGTCCTTCTGGGTGCCGACGATGATGCCGCCGTCAATCCGCTTCTGCAGGAAGGCCTGCTTGACCTTCAGGAAGTCGTCGGGAGAGTAGACGGTGTGAATCAGAACATAGCAGCCGCGGGCGTTCGCTGTGTCCACCACAGCATCGACGAACGGGGCGAAGTAGTTGTTCTGATAGATCCGCGTCGCATTCTCCTTCTCGTTCATGCTGATGGCAAACAGCCCGATTGTGTCGGTCTTCTTGCCGGCCAGCGCCCGGGCGAAGCTGTTCGGCTCATATTGATGCTGTTCAATCACCTTCAGCACCTTGGCCCGGGTCTCTTCAGGGACATTGGAATAGTTGTTGATCACACGGGATACGGTGCTTCGCGAAACCCCGGCTAGCTTGGCGATATCTTCGCTTCGCATAATGTACCCCCTCTATTGTAAACGCGCGTTTATGCACTCATTGTAGAATAAATCATTGCCCAGGTCAATCGCCTTCGGCAATATTTTCCCCCTGTAATTCAAGCGTTGTCCACTTGCCGGATTCTCCAATCTGCGTTACAACTAAATGCAGCAAGCAAAATGTGCTACTGGAAGGCAGGAACAGATCATGATACAGGCATCCGCTGCGCAGTTATGCAAGGATAAGGAGGGATGGCTATCTTTTATTCGCTGAAAAACCGTTTGATCGCATTCTTCGTGGTGCTGCTGGTATTATCCTTTGGCACTATGTCACTGCTGCTGTTCAATCAGTCTCGCTCCATTATCCGCTCCTACATTGAATCGTCGGCACTGGAAAAGATGGACGAATACGGGTCTTTTATTCATATGGCGCTCCAGCAGAGCTATGACTTGTCCTCTCTGGTCTACAACAGCGACATTACCCAGAAGTGGGATGCGATGCTCACTAATTCCGCTTCCACTGAAGGGCAGAGGATGCTGGCCAATATTAACATGAGCAAGTTCCTGACCCAGACGACGAATAATTATTCCATTGTCTCCTCAGTCAGCATCTACCGCAAGGAGGGACTGCAGGTCGGTGCCGAGAATCAGGTGGCGGCAGATACTTCGTTCTTGCTGGAGGCCTGGTACCGCAACTTCATCGGCCATAGTATTCACTGGGTTCCGGCCCATACGGATGAGGCGGAGATCAACGGGGCCAAGCCGTACGAGGTGGTGAGCCTGCTGCTGCCCATCGGAATCTTCGAGCCGTCGCTGGCTAAGAATGTGATGAAGGTCAACATCAAGGCGGACTACCTGCTGGAGCCGCTGAATCGTATACACCTTGGTGAAAGCGGTACCATATTCCTGCTGAACGAGCAGGGCAGCCCCATTCTATCCCAGCAGGAGTACAATACACATCCGGAGGCGGCGAAGGAAGTGGAGCGGGTGCGGGCCGGGCGGGAGGCACAGGGGGTAGTCTACTTGAAGGATCAGCAGGGCGGCTCCCGCATTCTGGTCTACAAAAAGCTGGCGATCACCAACTGGCTGCTGGTCGGCTTCGTCTCGGAGCAGGACCTGTACGCCAATCTGTTCAAGCTCCGCAACAGCATAATTGTATTCGCTTCGCTGATGCTGGCGGCCGCCTTTGCGCTGGCGTACTGGATCTCATCGGGCATTACCAAGCCGCTCTCGCGGCTGGTCTCGGCTATGCGCCATGTACAGAAGGGCGACTTCGCCCAAGCCGAGCGGCTGACCCTGCCGGAGCGCAGAATCCAGAACGAGGTGGATTATGCCACCGTCACCTTCCGCAACATGGTCAAGCAGCTATCGCATCTGATCCGTACTGAATTTGAACAGAAGCTTCTGCGTCAACAGGCGGAATATAAGGCACTGCTGATGCAGATCAATCCGCATTTCCTGTTCAATACGCTGGAGCTGATGAGCAGCCTGGCGATCCAGCAGCGGACGAAGGAGACGGTTACCGTTATTGAGTCGCTGGGCAAAATGCTCCGGTTCTCGCTAAGGATCAGCGAGGATCTGATTCCGCTGCGCGAGGAGCTGAAGGTTGTGCGCTATTACATGTCCATCCTGGAGGTGCGCTTCGGTGCGGGCCTGGATCTGCGGCTGGACGCGGAGGAGGCGCCTGATGATCCGGAAGTCGTCAAGTTCCTGCTTCAGCCGCTGATTGAGAATGCGGTCAAGTACAGCTTCATTCACCAGGCCAAAGCCAAGGTACGGATTACCGTCAGAGCGGACAAGGACCGCCTGATGCTGTCCGTTGCCGACAACGGCATCGGAATGGACCCGGTGCTGCTGCGCGAGCTGAAGGATCAGGCGATGCGACAGCAGCCGGAGCAGTTGCTGCAGAGCATGACTCATCAGATTGGACTGCGCAATGTGCTGGCCAGATGCCGGCTGTATTACGGTGAACGGTTCACCTTGAACATAGATTCAGACAAGGAGACGGGCACCTGTATCACGCTGGGCCTGCCCCTTCAGAGGAGGAATGACCATGTACCGCGTATTGATCGTGGATGACGAACCGGAGATCCGCCTGGGCCTGCGGCTCAAGGCTGACTTTGCCGCGCTGGGCCTCCGTGTAACCGGCGAGGCGGGCAACGGCATGGAGGCGATGGAACGGCTGGCAAGCCAGGCGGCCGATATTGTCATTACGGATATGAACATGCCGGTGATGAACGGCGTATCTTTCCTGGACGAATGCCGCAGGCTCTACCCGGAGCTGAAGCTGGTGGTCATTACAGGCTATGAGGATTTCCATTACGCCCGGGCAGCAATCCGCAATCAGGCGCGGGATTATCTGCTCAAGCCGGTGGCCGCAGATGAGCTGACGGCCATGCTCCGGAAGCTGAAGAACGAGCTGGATCAGGAGCGTAATGACCGTGACCGGCAGGCCGTGAATGAGTGGCGGTTGTCCCAGTATTACGGGGAGATGAAAGAACATTTCCTGGTGCAGCTTGTCAAAGGGGAAGCGGAGCCGGTCCATGCGCTTAAGGAGCGTGCCGCGCTGTTCGAGCTGGACGGGTGGGACTTGACGGAGGTACGGTTCGTAACGGCCGGCCTCCGCGAACGGACAGGGGCGGAGGCACAGATACCGGAGCCTGGGCAAGGTAAGGGCGGAGCACTGCCGGGCCGTGCACCGGGCAAGCTGCGGCTGCCGTTCGAGCTGTTGGGCAGGGAATTCGCGGGCAGCTCCGGGATGCACTGCCAGGTGCTGCGGGACCCTAGCTATCCGGGGCTGGTCCATTTCATCCTCCAGGACCCGCTGACTGATATGGAGCGCTTCTGTGCAGAGCTGACGGAATGCATCGCCGCCCATCTGGGCTTCAAGCCGGTGGTCGGCTGCAGCGGCGGCAAGCTTGGCTTCCTCCGCTGGAAGGAAGGCTACCTGGAATCGCTTCTGGCCTGGAACCTCTCGGAGAATGCCGAACATCCCTTAGCCGAAGGAAGAAGCGAGCCGGGAATGGTACTTACGGAGGAGCTGACACGGACCTTGCGCAGGCTTCTGATTCAGGGGGATTGGAACGCCTTCGGGCAGAGCATCCGCCAGGAGCTGCAGCAGGCGTTCTCCCATTCCCGCTCCTGTATGGTGAAGCTGATTTTCCAGCTCTGTCTGCTTGTAGACGGCGCGGCCGCAGAGGCCGCAGACGGTGACATCCAGGCCCAGGAGCTATGGCTCTATCCTGAAACGGTCCACAAGCTGGATTCGGTGGACAAGGCCGCACAATTCCTGCTGGAGCGGGCGGCCTCTGTGTACGATGCGATGCAGGAAGCCGGTGATGCCGAGGATTCGGTGATCCGCACAGCGACGCAATATATCGACAGCAACTATATGTATGATCTTAACCTGACTCAGCTTGCCGCACGGTTCAATTACAATTCCTCCTATTTCTCGGAGCTGTTCAAGGCCAGGGTGGGCCGGAGCTTCATGGTCTATCTGACCGGCCGCCGCATGGCCCAGGCCATGCATTTGCTGCTCACTACAACGCTTAGCCTCTCGGATATTGCCGAGCTGACCGGGTTCTCGAATGCCAGCTATTTCAGCTCCAAGTTCAAAAAAATGTACGGAACCGCCCCGTCGGACTTCCGCCGGCACCCACCTGAAAAATTCAGTAGTCAACAGCCGAAGAAATAGCATTCAAGCGGGCTGCGCTCCTCCCTATAATGAGCCTATATCCATGAAGAAGGAGAAGGCGCATATGAAGACAGCACCCAAATCGGCAATGTGGAGAAGAAGCGGTACCGCTTATCTGTTCCTGCTCCCCTGGCTGATCGGCTTTGCCGGACTGACACTCGGACCCATGCTGGGCTCCTTGTATCTGTCCCTGACCAAGTATAACCTGCTCAATGCCCCGCAGTGGCTGGGCCTGGACAATTACAGGCACATCTTCACGGCAGACGATTACTTCTATAAGTCTCTTACCGTGACGTTCAAGTACGTGCTATTCTCGGTTCCGCTCAAAATGGCCTTTGCCCTGCTGGTCGCGATTGCGCTGAACAAAGGTATCCGGGCATTGGGCATCTACAGAACCGTGTATTACATTCCGTCCCTGCTGGGAGGAAGTGTAGCGATTGCCATCGTCTGGCGGCAGCTTTTCGACGGGGAAGGGCTCATTAATCACTTCCTGGCCTGGTTCGGAATCGAAGGCCCGGCCTGGATTGCCCACCCTAGCTATATTCTCTCGACGATCGTTACGTTGTCCGTCTGGCAGTTCGGCTCCGCGATGGTCATCTTCCTGGCCGGAATTAAGCAGATTCCTGCCGATCTGTACGAAGCGGCGCAGGTGGACGGAGCCGGGAAGCTGCGCCAATTCGGCCGGATTACACTGCCGATGCTCTCACCGGTCATCTTTTTCAATCTGGTCATGGGGATCATCAATTCCTTTCAGGTATTCACTCCGGGATATGTCATTGGGGACGGGCGCGGCGGTCCGGTGAATTCCACCCTGTTCTACACGCTGTATCTATATCTCAAAGGCTTCTCCTTCTTCGATATGGGGTATGCTGCCGCTCTGGCCTGGATCATGCTGATCATCATCGGCCTGTTCACCTCCCTCGTGTTCGTGACCTCCAGGTTCTGGGTGTTCTACGGTGACGGAAAGGACGGGCGATAATTCATGACAGATGACAAAATGATCTTCAGGCTCGGCAGGCATGGCGTCATTATTCTGTTCGGGCTGCTGATGCTGTATCCGGTGCTGTGGCTGCTGTCCAGCTCCTTCAAGCCGAATGCGCTGATCTTCTCGGACCCGGGGCTATGGCCGGGACAATTCACGCTGGAGAACTACGTGAACGGGTGGAAGGGGCTGCAGGGCATCTCATTCAGCCGCTTTTTCCTCAATTCTGCCACGATCTCTGTACTGTCGGTCATCGGGAACATACTGACCTGCTCGCTGGCGGCTTACGCGTTCGCCCGGCTGGAGTTCCGCTTCAAGGGTGTCCTGTTTGCCTGCATGCTGGTGACGATTATGCTGCCTTACCATGTTGTGCTGATTCCGCAATATGTTATTTTCAGCAAGCTGGACTGGGTGAACACCTACTTGCCGCTGATCGTGCCGAAATGGCTGGCGCATGATTCGTTCTTCATTCTGCTGATGATCCAGTTCATCCGCGGCATCCCGAAGGAGCTGGATGAGAGTGCCACGATTGACGGCTGCGGCCAGGGCCAGCTGTACTTCCGGATCATTATTCCGCTGCTGGCTCCCGCACTGATAACAACGGCGATCTTCACCTTCATCTGGTCATGGGATGACTTCTTCAGCCAGATGATCTACCTCAGCCGGATCAATCTGTTCACTGTCCAACTGGGCATACGTTCGCTCTATGATCCTTCAGGTTCTTCCGACTGGGGCGCGCTGCTGGCGATGTCAGTGCTGTCGCTGGTGCCGATTATGACGATCTTCATGCTGTTCCAAAAGCATTTCCTGGAGGGCATTGCCACAACCGGTCTGAAATGATGGGCGTTCTGTTAAAGGGAAGCGATTACAACTATTCTTGGGGGGATATGTTTATGAAGAAAAGCTTAGGTTTTACGCTGAGTGTCCTGCTGCTGGCAGCTACAACTGCCTGCTCGGGCGGCAATAACGGCAAGCCTGCTGCGGGCAACTCCGGCGGGACACAGACATCGGCGGATCAGGTGGAGCTGCGGATCATGTGGTGGGGCGATCAGAAGC
This region of Paenibacillus sp. FSL K6-1096 genomic DNA includes:
- a CDS encoding sensor histidine kinase, which translates into the protein MAIFYSLKNRLIAFFVVLLVLSFGTMSLLLFNQSRSIIRSYIESSALEKMDEYGSFIHMALQQSYDLSSLVYNSDITQKWDAMLTNSASTEGQRMLANINMSKFLTQTTNNYSIVSSVSIYRKEGLQVGAENQVAADTSFLLEAWYRNFIGHSIHWVPAHTDEAEINGAKPYEVVSLLLPIGIFEPSLAKNVMKVNIKADYLLEPLNRIHLGESGTIFLLNEQGSPILSQQEYNTHPEAAKEVERVRAGREAQGVVYLKDQQGGSRILVYKKLAITNWLLVGFVSEQDLYANLFKLRNSIIVFASLMLAAAFALAYWISSGITKPLSRLVSAMRHVQKGDFAQAERLTLPERRIQNEVDYATVTFRNMVKQLSHLIRTEFEQKLLRQQAEYKALLMQINPHFLFNTLELMSSLAIQQRTKETVTVIESLGKMLRFSLRISEDLIPLREELKVVRYYMSILEVRFGAGLDLRLDAEEAPDDPEVVKFLLQPLIENAVKYSFIHQAKAKVRITVRADKDRLMLSVADNGIGMDPVLLRELKDQAMRQQPEQLLQSMTHQIGLRNVLARCRLYYGERFTLNIDSDKETGTCITLGLPLQRRNDHVPRIDRG
- a CDS encoding response regulator, with amino-acid sequence MYRVLIVDDEPEIRLGLRLKADFAALGLRVTGEAGNGMEAMERLASQAADIVITDMNMPVMNGVSFLDECRRLYPELKLVVITGYEDFHYARAAIRNQARDYLLKPVAADELTAMLRKLKNELDQERNDRDRQAVNEWRLSQYYGEMKEHFLVQLVKGEAEPVHALKERAALFELDGWDLTEVRFVTAGLRERTGAEAQIPEPGQGKGGALPGRAPGKLRLPFELLGREFAGSSGMHCQVLRDPSYPGLVHFILQDPLTDMERFCAELTECIAAHLGFKPVVGCSGGKLGFLRWKEGYLESLLAWNLSENAEHPLAEGRSEPGMVLTEELTRTLRRLLIQGDWNAFGQSIRQELQQAFSHSRSCMVKLIFQLCLLVDGAAAEAADGDIQAQELWLYPETVHKLDSVDKAAQFLLERAASVYDAMQEAGDAEDSVIRTATQYIDSNYMYDLNLTQLAARFNYNSSYFSELFKARVGRSFMVYLTGRRMAQAMHLLLTTTLSLSDIAELTGFSNASYFSSKFKKMYGTAPSDFRRHPPEKFSSQQPKK
- a CDS encoding AraC family transcriptional regulator yields the protein MTFNSSYIHLAAPPFPYFLECGRTVYLPGDQHPNRSRMGKFDLILVEQGCLHIGEEDTEWAVDAGHILVLLPDRYHYSVRPCETETIFNWVHFHTVGEWTVSAGEPVYADREEHFRKFLTHPYTIRIPQFAPLPVPFARSGQAGQLLQLNQGRRSSAVWQQQRIFEEMLRTMDLARRDAAGSQAAEIAEQTEAYLRNHYAEQITNASLADALHFHYNYLARCMKRVYGLTPMEYLTDYRLEQAKLLLLKTEIPVGGIAERTGFESTAYFSRRFSRKVGISPLRFRKLYSR
- a CDS encoding LacI family DNA-binding transcriptional regulator; translated protein: MRSEDIAKLAGVSRSTVSRVINNYSNVPEETRAKVLKVIEQHQYEPNSFARALAGKKTDTIGLFAISMNEKENATRIYQNNYFAPFVDAVVDTANARGCYVLIHTVYSPDDFLKVKQAFLQKRIDGGIIVGTQKDIGIVREMVGLESPLVLIDYDISEIMAEHLDRNHLAVVNSKDYEGTAEAIEYLIGLGHTEIGIICGRMNTYSGRERYMAYVDTLNRHGLTLNEEFVLQGDFLKETAYEQVKKLLDSGGPLPTAFFSSNDDMAISAMEAFSEHGITVPDDISIAGFDDVQLAARIHPKLTSVRLPIYEMSKAAVEKVMELCDSRQPTFSTISFPARLVARDSCQPPKA
- a CDS encoding beta-L-arabinofuranosidase domain-containing protein — protein: MSELKGAEVRATVQDEFWGRYIRLVQDTVIPYQYEVLHDRVAGAEPSHAIANFEIAAGRKKGTFGGMVFQDSDVAKWLEAAGYSLSIRRDPELERQADEVIDLVGEAQQADGYLNTYFTVKEPGKRWTNLQDCHELYCAGHFIEAAVAYYEATGKDKLLNIMRRVADHIDSVFGPEEGKLKGYDGHQEIELALVKLYRLTGEEKYLKLSLFFIDQRGQEPNFLQQEWESRGRATHWGGKTEHIDTAYNQAHIPVREQTVAVGHSVRAVYMYTAMADLARLTGDEALRGACLRLWNNMTERQMYITGGIGSTHHGEAFTFDYDLPNDTVYAETCASIGLIFFAKRMLELTPDSRYADVMERALYNNVLGSMAQDGKHYFYVNPLEVWPQACTCNPGKRHVKAQRQGWFGCACCPPNVARLLTSLNQYIYTVHSNTLYTNLYIGSELNTTLGGTQVKITQHSKLPWEGIVTLKVDPAEAGVFGIALRIPSWSPAGKIRVNGEAIPVPEALEQGYAVIRREWQPGDTVELILQVDAHRIYAHPELRANAGKTAVQRGPLVYCLESADNREPLSSVSLSREGTFTEAYDEDLLGGAVVIRAAGCRVEEQSWSGGLYSATRAAVQPVEVTAIPYYLWGNRGSGEMKVWIPE
- a CDS encoding glycosyl transferase; the encoded protein is MKFGTFDDTRKEYVINTPKTPYPWINYLGNEQFFGLISNTAGGYTFYRDARMRRLTRYRYNNIPLDTGGRYYYLYDGGDFWTPGWMPVKRDLDFYECRHGLGYTSITGERNGISVNQLAFVPMGHNAEVHRLIVKNTSDAKKSVKLFSFAEFCLWNANDDMTNFQRNLSTGEVEVKDSVIYHKTEYRERRNHYAFYSVNKEIAGFDTDRESFVGMYNGLDAPQAVAAGEATNSMASGWSPIGSHALDITLEPGEEQSFIFVLGYIENPEDEKWEALNVINKKPAQAVIDQFATDAQVDAALAVLAAHWDNLLSKYQIQSGDDKLNRMVNIWNPYQCMVTFNMSRSASYFESGIGRGMGFRDSNQDLLGFVHQIPERARERILDIAATQFPDGSAYHQYQPLTKKGNNEVGSGFNDDPLWLILGTAAYIKETGDTSILDEQVPFDSNPDHTATLFEHLKVSFEHVTNNLGPHGLPLIGRADWNDCLNLNCFSTEPGESFQTTENIAGGVAESVFIAGLFVFVGPDYAEICRMRGLDDVAADAVAKIENMRAITLSHGFDGDWFLRAYDHYGDKIGSKENEEGRIFIEPQGICVMAGIGVENGEAARALASVEEHLDTEYGIVLQQPPYSKYYLNLGEISTYPPGYKENAGIFCHNNPWIMIAETVLGNGNRAFDIYRKIAPAYLEDISEIHRMEPYVYSQMIAGKDAVRHGEAKNSWLTGTAAWNYVAITQSILGIQADFAGLKVDPCIPAEWDGFEITRVFRGDTYVISIQNPNHVSKGVASLTLDGAAVEGNIISPVGDGAVHQVVVTLG